From the genome of Magnolia sinica isolate HGM2019 chromosome 12, MsV1, whole genome shotgun sequence:
CTTGTGCTGAGatactcggtgggccccacagtggtgtttttggagaatccaacccgtccattggattctgtCGAAatttcggttggaaaggggtggttttggtcgagttttagtGCAACgcactgtatcaaatcacctcGCTGATCATCCTACATTTGACAACAATCTACGTGTGTACACGCGCATGGGAGCAGAAAGACTTCATGGGTACAGTCGTGGCCACCCCCTAGATcgaatgaacagttcagatcatccatTGAGACGATGGGGATGGCCCACTAATCATCACAATGTCCATTCCTTGTGGACGATGTGCGAGCGGGTGTCGGGCGCGAGTCAAaggtgcacagcgggtgcactAGTACACTATGCACACAcccctcaaggtggggtccactgtgatgtttatgatgaATCCGttctgtccatcccttttctcatttaatttaaggggttgagaccgaaattgaggcatatccaaagatcaggtgggccccaaatcgatgATTTAcagctgatctgtccgttagaccactttcacagggatccaagggctgaatttttacgtgtacggttaatttagggtcctcaggccagatataaagttttgatccaaaaggatggtgggaatcctgtgatcttgcatttaggatgatTTTTAGGCCCCTTTTACTTCAATCACTGAGTTTTCTCgaatttttggcatgtgaattcttcgatctcagtcccctaagatccgtcccttgcctggtgattcttgagcatcaaattcatgcttttagcaccattttcagttcaagctcttaaattcacttgcaacaaaaacatgattaaaatagaacgttaaaCATTGTCATgcacgtaaaatcaggtaataactggggtctaatatgcaatatttgaccctcaacatgtttGCGTTGTGTTTACTTAGTGCtattggattacttcacttgattcatctcaATGTGGTTCTGCAGTCCCCTAACATTTGATACCTAAAATATCGCACTCAACAAATTATTAAGGTAGGCCACACTTGTACATTTATCAACCATGCCATTGGGCTTACCCAAAGGTGGGTCATTAGACTGCATGCTCTTCCAACTAGTCTAAGAATTATAATGGGGTTTTCGCATAGATGATGCCAAGATATGTTGTTTACTTAGTGATAAGCTCCGAAAGCTCATGTTCTTATGCCAAATGTGTTGGCAATCATAATTATCCATTTGATGGTCCTTATAATGGATTGCCCATGGGTGTGGATGGGTTAAGGATCTTTTAAACTGTTGTTTTCTGGCTATGGCAGAAGCTGATGGGCTAACTGAATAATCAGATCACTGTGAACCATTTAGTAACACCAAAATCCCTTTTTAGTAGTTTAAAACCATTCGTGAACCATTTAGTAACGGTTTTCAACTGTGCCTAAAAGCCTCATACGTCAACCATTATAATATTAGATCAGTACACTGTAAGCCCACTTTCCAGGATGTAAAAACCCATGtattataaaaagaaatacacgTCTTCCAATATAAGAGAGGTAGAGGAGTTTTGGACATAGGCGCGCGGATGGGGCCGCAAACCTCCATTGCTCGCTTGTGTCATGCTTAGGTTAGGGTTTCTCGTGTGAGGGAGTTGCACACATGTTAGGAATCTGAGCCATTCATAGGTAGGTACATTGAAAATTCATAAAGTAGGCATAGGAGAAATTGGCTGTTAGAAAAAAAGAATATCAAATGGTCCAAAATTCAGTGAGTATATGTGGCTGAATCGGTGAGTGTGATAAAAAAAGGAATTATTTGCATCTTTTTTCCATGCAATGACCGGCGATTGAAAATTACCAAGAGATGCTTTTCGAGGGAGGAATTACCAAAATACTCTcttctattttttctttaaaaaacagcATAGTCAAGAATCGAGAGGACAACagggtatatatatgtataatatccaatccatccaacataTGCAACCCATCATGATGGTCACATGAACCAAAAATATTGCCTGGaaaatcatcagatgggccacgatAGATTAGATGCTTCTGAGTAGTGTACACTAATTATTTTTATGGCTTAGCATATCTTATGATGGAATCCACCATATTTTCCACTCATTATCTTGGTGGGATGCATCCGTTGGATGGTTTGGTTGTTACATGCATACCACACAAGCCCACATATCACAATTTTCAATTCTCCACTTTTTAGAGAAAAATAAATCAGggtatttatgtatttttctgaCGTTAAAAAGCACCATTCTGGAATTTTGATTCTTTGAACGTTGTTTGATGAAATCCAGTCTGCTAATAAATTTTGGTAAAATCCCCCCCAAAATGAAGAGTTAATTTCAATAAATTCATGTGGAAATTGTTGCTCTCTTAAATATAGATAAaacaaattttaatattattttaaaacaaaatacaacaagtttatcataagattttttgttttttatttttaaagtcaaGAAATGAAAAGCACTTCCATAATAGTCATTTGAAAAGATGCCAATGAGGTGGGATGCATAACTGAAACTTTGCCAATTCTGCGAGAAAAAGACTTCACATTGGGTGTGCATCCGcacgaaaaaaataataattgaacCTGGCCTAACGCATTCCCTATCCAAATAAAACTATACAAATTTGATACATCAAACTAATAAAAAACAAATGCcttaggaaaaaataaaataaaatcaagaataTCAGATGCCCTTGAAGCTCACCTAGTGATAAAGGAGAATTGAATGATTCTCCATGATATTTGCcctattgtaacaccccgtatttttTTGTACTCAGGTGATACCATGAGAACctgacttagtataaatacaatcccgatttatgtgaacattcacaCTCTGGCCTAAATCCAACCGTCGAGATGGTGGAACAACTACGAGATTTGAGATCTACCGTCCACTGATATGTAGGGGAATCTAATTGTAGAAGTGATCGTCAAATTTAGAATTATAGATGTACCTCAAAGTCAGATGGGTGGCCTATCTTAAGTTGATATcctaataaattattttaaatgcgatgtaattgtgtgtgtgtgtgtgtatgtgtgtgtgtgtgtgtgtgtattaatacAAAGTAATTTTATAATTATTCGTAATAATAGATAAGTTACATGAATTATTcaaattatgtatattatttgaactatatataaaataattgtATGCCAATACattatcatataattgatgtaCATTGACTAATATTTACATCTTTAACTATATactattgtattatatatatatatatatatatatatatatatatatatatatatatatatatatatatatatatatatatataaaatacaataGTATATAGTTAAAGATGTAAATATTAGTCAATGTACatcaattatatataatatttcttCATATTAATTTTGTTATACTAATATAAGCATATATAATCACGGAAgtacattataaatattaattattctaaataaatacttatctatGATTATTAATGTATTATAcaaacaaatataaaaatatatttttattatataatccaAGACATTATTTACTAATATTATTATAAcgaatatataaaaatattacatAAATTAACTATAGTATACTTGAAATATTCTTAATGATAATTatgaatatatacatacatacacacacacacacacacacacacacacacacacacacacacacatatatataatattaccaattaaacattattaattaataaacgattattaatataaaatataatatgttagtaattatatttaaatataaaataatgcaatatatatgtatatatacatattcaTATGTAAGATGATACTTACATAATTGGGTGGTGGACCTGATTGGCCCACTAGTTAGGTGAATGGTCCTGATCCCTGGAGTGGACCTCAGATCACCATAAATCGATGATGTTGGGCACTTATGGGTCAcgatttagatgatatggcccacctaagccatggatCCACCTCATTCATCTTAAAGAGGCCCTATTTATGAATgaagaaacagatgaacggtgtggatcagatcatAGACATCATTGTGGACTCCAAAATTGTTGCGTATTCACAGAAGGTACGTGCAGCCGCTGTGCACTGAACTAAGGAAACCGGTCAGAGTAGCTCTGACCGAAATTTTCCAAAAAAGGAAATTCCTTCTTTCCTCTCCCGCGCGCAGCTGTTTTGAACGGACGGATACCCGTCCATTTGTaaccattgtggcccaccatcagcagACACTTAgaagatccgaaccgtccatgtttTATAGGATCCGAAGCAGAACATAAATATGTCGACCCACCCGTTGGATTACACACATACGCACACAAATTCAGCCGCAAATCAGGCTAACAAACACACCCGTTTCCAAAACGGGAAATCTCTGTTTTTTTTGGCTTTCCACGCTGGAAATCCGCGTGAAATCTTCTTCTAGGATCTCATCCGTCCACTTTatcccatctcatccatccatttctgaTCCACATAGGCTAGGTTTTGGTAGAAAACTGGTGTGAGAAACCAGCCCTCCTAACTCCCCTcaaacccaccattgaaaccggcCTGGAGCTTCGAAATATCCCTCCTACTAGCCTCCTTGTACATTTCTTTGACATCCACATGCCTCAGATCGAAAGAAGGTTTGTCGGATAGAGTTTTGCCATTGAAGCCGGAGCTTCTTCCCCGAGAGCACAAGCTCTGCCCGAGCTGCAGATCACTGATCAGCCGAGTCGCGAGGGTGGGACGCtgcagagaaagaagaaaaggtgaGGGAGagtgagaagaaagaaagaaaaccagagaggaagcgagagagagagagagccgttcGTGACATTGCTGCTGCTGCACCAAGTCACAGACTCGGCCAAGCTGCTGTCTGAGTTGGGTCCGAGTTCAAGCTAGGCTCCGTCCTGTTCCGTTGCTGAGAAGAGAAAAGGGAAGAAGCATGGAGAGAAGTGAGCGAGGAGTATTGTTACACCCCTGTTTCAACGTGAATCAAAGGGGGCTGCACCCAGCCGCTGGGACAAGTCCAGCTCGTCGATTGATCCCAGTGCGACTCAGGCGTTGGTCTGCTCTAGCTTTGGCTAGAGATTCCagcagggagaagaagaagaaaagaaagagaaatcaaggaagaaagagaaaaagagaagcagGGGAAGAAAGCGTAGAGAGAGAGTGTGCCCGACTCGCTgccaagttcgagccgagtctgGGTCCGAGTTGGGGCTTGGACCCGGTCCAGATTTGGGTCATCCAAACCCATTGCTGGAATTCCAGCGGgaaagaaaaaaagggggagagagagagagagagagagagagagagagagagagagagagagagagagagagagtatgcaCTGTTGGGAagaaactgagttgactcagttgagtcATTGAGTCCTGAGGTTGCGGCTGATCTTGGCCCATCTTCGTAGCTGCTGACCTTTGCGGTTCTCGCCAATTCACCATTTTGCTTAAATCAGGGTCACGTCAAGCCAAACTAGGCTTTGTCAAGTTAACTCGGATTGAAGGTGAACTAGCCTTTACTTTTATTAATTTGAGCTCAATGGATAACTAATCCATGAtttttaaatttcatatttgattgGGTAATGTAGGGTATGATCCTTCCCCGAAAGGCAACATTCCAGTCTAGCCAGTTATGTTCATTGAATCTAGATAGGGGACGCTAGTAAGCTGCTCGGAGTAGTAGAATTCGGGTGCTTTAATTCTGTAGTAATCCCAGATTAAGCGGGAGGAAAACCCAGACGTAAGGTGAGGActtaccctttgagcttcccacttaatttcatcaatctggatatagatgatggcatgattccTCTAATTGAATTACTTACATTACTATTGAATATGCTAAATTGTTGTGTTAGATGGTAGACATCTCTatttaattataacatgcatacatgatttgatgataacatgttatCTTTAGTCGTACattgttaattaactatatgtATGTCGTTTATGATTGAGTGATGTAATAAATGAGACCTGTCATGAACTCACTATCTTGCGGTCTATATTTGACTTACGTGACTTGGATCGCGTATATGCCTTACATGTCTTGGACTGCATATTTAccctacgtggcttggatcgtttatttgcccttcgtggctttgatgggTCATTGGTGTCCTTCCGTGACTTGATGATTATATTCGCATATCTTGTTGTTTCCTAGCTATCTTGCGATGTTCAGTCatattgtgattttcgggtggagtagGTGTTCACTTGGTGATTTCCTGCGGTATTCACATACGATacgattttcgggtggtctagagtttttatgttggttttctagccaACTTACGGTGTTTAGTCATATcatgattttcgagtggagctgaagttcgtttatcgattttctagttatcttgcggtgttcacgtacaatatgatttctaggtggtatagagtttgtatgttgcttgtctcttcatcttgtggtgtttagtcgtaccatgattttcgggtggagcgggtgttcgcttaacgATTTCCtggccatcttgtggtgttcacgtatAATATGATTTTCGGTTGAAGTAGACGTCggtatgttgttctctcttcaccttacggtgttcagtcgtatcatgatttttgggcagagcaggtgttcgcttagcgattttctagccatcttacggtgttcacgtacgatttgATTCGCGGGTGAAGTAGaagtttaaagcttgattttctaaCAATTTTATGGAGCTTGTAaggttgattatttgattatttggacATATTCTCTCGTATTGCGATTACTATTATATTTCGCTTATGATAAAATTCTGTTAATTGGCATGATTTCCTTAATATGAGTATGAATATGAAATGCCCTAATTAGTGTATCTAAAGTTCATGACTTGCAatatatattggattatgaatgatgagtttGCAATCTTAGAGAGTCCtcctcactgtgatagccattgacgctatcaaaccataataGTTGATGAAGGTGTAGAGCGAGCCGATGTTGTTCACTGAGTTgttagagcagatcgggtagctgaggagctaggtGGGGTCCCTACGGCCCATATTGAtctccaccactagttgatagatttCTACGTTGTTTAATGAACCTTGTTCTTtaagattgtataagtcctgtatgggcgctacatttggaattttgtaatgatcagaatgtttttattcattgcatggtttactctagcttcgttgctgttaactctgattaatgataagcggttcaaatttacactgaatttttgaagttaacacttgggttcttgggaaacgggtcatatactcgggtcctgaaaacacagggcATTACACCTATTCCATTTCGGTTGCCACAATATCCACTTGTATAGCTGTAAAGATATTTACAAATATTTTGAATATTTGTATTTGATTCTTTCCTATTAAATAGGATCACACAACTGTAATTATTCTGTATATAATCAAAAGTTATCTTCTCCATATGTCAAGGAGGATTTCGGCCATTGCTCATTGTTTTGTTAAACATCTTTATGATATCaaagcaagtttttttttttttttttggattttctcagATTCATGGCCTTGATTTCGGTGACACCTTTAGCCTTGTGGTGCACCCTACTACGGTCCAAATCATTTTGTCCTTGGTTGTTACTTTTGGATGGCGTTTACatcagttagatgttaaaaaCGCTTTTCTTCATGGTTTTCTCAATGAAGAGATGTACATGGAACAATCGCCTAGCTACATTAATCCACAATTCCCTTGGCATGTTTGTCCCTTGAAGCATGCTCTTTATGGCTTGAAACAAGCTCCTCGAGCTTGGTTTCATTGCTTTAGCTCTTTTCTACTTCAACTTGGGTTTCTCTCCATTCAAGCTAATTCTTCGTTGTTTGTCTATCAATCCTCGCTTGGGACTATTTATTTACTTCTTTATATTGAGGACATGGTCATCACTAAAAGTAATACTTCTATGGTTCAAACCTTTATTACTCGGCTTTTTAAGGAATTCTCCATGAAGGATTTgggtgatcttcattattttctcGGCGTTGAAGTCCAAGCTAATGAGAAAGGTTTGTTTCTCAGTCAAACGAAGTATGCTCTTAATCTTTTGCAACGTGCTTCCATGATTGATGCAAAGTCTATTTCTACACCCTTTGTTGTCGGTCAGTACCTCTCAGTCGAAGGAAAGCTGTTCTCCGACCCTATTATGTTTCGTTCTCATGCCGGTGCTCTTCAATACTTGACTATCATCAGGCCTAATCTCTCCTTCAGTGTGGAGAGATTCAACTGAAGCCCATATATGGAGTATATCTTACCAAGTTCTCATAACATCCCACTAAAGGTGGCCTTTCACACTTAGATTCCATT
Proteins encoded in this window:
- the LOC131221693 gene encoding uncharacterized mitochondrial protein AtMg00810-like, whose translation is MVITKSNTSMVQTFITRLFKEFSMKDLGDLHYFLGVEVQANEKGLFLSQTKYALNLLQRASMIDAKSISTPFVVGQYLSVEGKLFSDPIMFRSHAGALQYLTIIRPNLSFSVERFN